One genomic window of Nicotiana sylvestris chromosome 10, ASM39365v2, whole genome shotgun sequence includes the following:
- the LOC104211533 gene encoding inactive protein RESTRICTED TEV MOVEMENT 1-like: MSVDMNMIKVGPAGGLGGTVWEEKGKGQIAKIYLSYGEYQIYSLQFLFVENGNFVLSDRHGDAHNENFTTVVLYYQSEYLTWIKGSYDTNDLRSIIFGTNKGFYGPYGNMKTPSPANYKEFKFEIGDDRSFGGFHGTEYDSGIESIGVYVKPITSSMMKREEID; encoded by the exons ATGAGTGTGGATATGAATATGATCAAGGTTGGGCCAGCGGGAGGACTAGGGGGAACTGTTTgggaagaaaagggaaaaggcCAAATAGCCAAGATTTATCTTTCCTATGGAGAATACCAAATTTATTCACTTCAATTCCTGTTCGTTGAGAATGGCAACTTTGTTTTGTCTGATAGACATGGTGATGCACACAACGAAAACTTCACTACG GTTGTGTTGTATTATCAATCGGAATATCTTACTTGGATAAAAGGCTCCTACGATACAAATGATTTGAGATCAATAATATTTGGCACCAACAAAGGTTTCTATGGTCCATATGGCAACATGAAGACCCCATCACCAGCCAATTACAAAGAGTTCAAGTTTGAAATAGGCGATGATCGTTCTTTTGGTGGATTTCACGGCACCGAATATGATTCTGGGATTGAGAGTATTGGGGTCTATGTGAAGCCTATCACATCCTCCATGATGAAAAGGGAAGAAATAGATTAA